Proteins encoded by one window of Culicoides brevitarsis isolate CSIRO-B50_1 chromosome 2, AGI_CSIRO_Cbre_v1, whole genome shotgun sequence:
- the LOC134830327 gene encoding menin, producing the protein MTQNKKVIEQSYFPLKTIENVVNLFRHQLESDQDEPDLTLLSLVAGFIENYLATDQKIEEFPIINYGDIASLYKKFQQILSSVEPAARGTTKNAFATREIIKKVSDIIWNSLVRWNKKSDRAHLQSLYTFLNGNKLDCFGTAFAVVAGCQMLGYKDVHLAISEDHVWVVFGKTGEETIEVTWHGKVFEDKRGSSVGPGIEMQTWKYVNGNAVICDRKMEVAAIVSSINPSLSASTMCVELADLQQRLLWLLYDQNVLKYYPSGLGCLGELEEVSPTPGRQTCEELYHESIATARKMYKNHHVYPYCYAGSYYFRQSNFKMALKSWADAAEVIRFYNYHRDDEEIYKEFLEIANEHIPYIMKQESSGHSAHSILRSAQSFGDLLRFYDGICQWEEGSLTPILHIGWAKPLVNNISKFEYDVRSQLTIKVADFDEQKLEGGVSPRSENNNNNNNNNIVKADHDATTTKDAKDDKLSSIVAACGEKILNPEFLLQGGGKLFTDGKGDESVNNVKNEAKKNGDEKTTTAVKDEAKEVIQKETEPMKPLEPEVCLFSQKMKGLREIFLAEKLNTNAISLQITAQSQVSAKKPRGSGCYGSEFDLTSRPKRARRD; encoded by the exons ATGACGCagaataaaaaagtgatagAACAAAGTTATTTTCCGCTAAAAACAATCGAAAATGTCGTAAATTTGTTCAGGCACCAGCTGGAAAGCGACCAAGATGAGCCAGATTTGACGCTGTTGTCGCTCGTGGCGGGTTTCATCGAAAATTATCTCGCCACAGACCAGAAAATCGAGGAATTTCCCATCATAAATTACGGCGACATTGCCTCGCTCTACAAGAAATTCCAGCAAATTTTGTCGTCAGTCGAGCCCGCGGCACGGGGCACGACCAAAAATGCCTTTGCGACGCgcgaaatcatcaaaaaagtcaGCGATATCATCTGGAACAGTCTCGTACGATGGAACAAGAAAAGCGATCGCGCTCATTTACAAAGTTTGTATACATTTCTGAACGGCAACAAGCTCGATTGTTTCGGGACGGCGTTCGCCGTTGTCGCGGGATGCCAAATGCTCGGGTACAAAGATGTTCATTTGGCCATCAGTGAGGACCATGTTTGG GTGGTGTTTGGCAAAACGGGCGAGGAAACGATCGAAGTTACGTGGCACGGCAAAGTTTTCGAAGATAAACGCGGAAGCAGCGTCGGGCCCGGGATCGAGATGCAAACATGGAAATATGTGAATGGGAATGCCGTGATATGTGATAGAAAAATGGAAGTGGCAGCGATTGTGTCGAGCATAAATCCGAGTTTGAGTGCGTCGACGATGTGTGTCGAGCTTGCCGACTTGCAACAAAGACTTTTGTGGCTGTTGTACGATCAGAAtgt attaaaGTACTATCCAAGTGGCTTAGGATGTCTGGGTGAGCTGGAAGAAGTTTCGCCGACGCCGGGACGTCAAACGTGCGAAGAGCTGTACCATGAATCTATCGCAACTGCtcgaaaaatgtacaaaaatcatCATGTGTATCCCTATTGCTATGCGGGCAGCTACTATTTCCGCCAGTCAAACTTCAAAATGGCTCTTAAGTCGTGGGCGGATGCTGCGGAAGTGATTCgatt ttACAACTACCATCGTGACGATGAGGAAATTTATAAGGAATTCTTGGAAATCGCGAATGAGCACATTCCATACATCATGAAACAGGAAAGTTCGGGGCATTCAGCGCACAGTATTCTCAGATCAGCACAGTCTTTTGGTGATTTATTGAG gTTCTACGACGGCATCTGTCAATGGGAAGAGGGAAGTTTAACGCCCATCCTTCACATTGGTTGGGCCAAGCCTCTCGTGAACAACATTTCCAAGTTCGAGTACGACGTTCGATCGCAGCTAACGATCAAAGTGGCCGATTTCGACGAACAAAAGCTCGAAGGAGGTGTCAGTCCACGTAGCgagaacaacaataacaacaacaacaacaacatcgtcAAAGCTGATCATGATGCCACGACTACAAAAGATGCAAAAGACGATAAATTGAGCAGTATTGTAGCGGCATGCGgcgaaaaaatactaaatcCCGAGTTTTTGTTGCAAGGCGGCGGAAAACTCTTCACCGATGGCAAGGGAGACGAAAGTGTGAACAACGTAAAAAACGAGGCGAAGAAAAATGGCGATGAAAAAACGACAACCGCAGTGAAAGATGAAGCGAAAGAAGTAATTCAAAAGGAAACGGAGCCCATGAAGCCTCTCGAACCGGAAGTTTGTCTCTTTAGTCAGAAGATGAAGGGACTGCGGGAGATATTTTTGgcggaaaaattaaacacaaacGCAATTTCGCTGCAAATAACGGCACAAAGTCAGGTAAGTGCGAAGAAACCGCGCGGCAGTGGTTGCTACGGCAGCGAATTCGACTTGACGAGTCGACCAAAAAGGGCGCGACGAGACTAA